A genomic segment from Agrobacterium vitis encodes:
- a CDS encoding acyloxyacyl hydrolase: MIALSSIRASALAGLLLFTITTQSAFAGDNIFDELRFGAVTSIQGHEHGGAGEVTMLFDPFSRDSASGFLDSLARPRVHVGGEIGGDSLNNQIYAGFSWTTDIFSSKTFIEAGFGGVIHDGAIDEQHRNGPDLGCRVLFREYAALGYRINKTWSVMGQIEHASNADLCDPNDGMTRAGVMIGYKF; the protein is encoded by the coding sequence ATGATTGCGCTGTCTTCGATAAGAGCTTCGGCCTTGGCTGGCCTTTTACTGTTTACCATTACCACCCAATCCGCATTTGCTGGCGATAATATTTTCGACGAATTGCGTTTCGGGGCCGTCACCTCAATCCAGGGCCATGAACATGGCGGCGCCGGTGAAGTCACTATGTTGTTCGACCCATTCTCCCGCGACTCTGCCTCTGGCTTCCTTGACAGCCTTGCCCGGCCAAGGGTCCATGTCGGTGGCGAAATCGGTGGCGACAGCCTCAACAATCAGATCTATGCGGGCTTTAGTTGGACGACCGACATTTTCTCCTCCAAAACCTTTATCGAAGCAGGCTTTGGCGGCGTGATCCATGATGGCGCCATTGACGAGCAGCACCGCAACGGCCCGGATCTCGGCTGCCGCGTGCTATTTCGTGAATATGCAGCGCTCGGCTACCGGATCAACAAGACCTGGAGCGTCATGGGGCAGATCGAGCACGCTTCCAATGCCGATCTCTGCGATCCGAATGATGGCATGACCCGGGCGGGCGTGATGATCGGTTATAAATTCTGA
- the purQ gene encoding phosphoribosylformylglycinamidine synthase subunit PurQ — protein MKSAVVQLPGLNRDRDMIAALTKISGTAPVTIWQTETEIPDVDLIVIPGGFSYGDYLRCGAIAARMPVMQAIKAKADQGVKVLGVCNGFQILLEAGMLPGALMRNASLKFVCREVKLEIANDETDFTRAYGKGQIIRCPVAHHDGNYFADADTLQSIEGNGQVVFRYAEGTNPNGSLNNIAGVINAKGNVLGMMPHPENLIEAAHGGNDGRGLFASALDVVAAA, from the coding sequence ATGAAATCCGCCGTTGTTCAACTGCCCGGCCTGAACCGTGACCGCGATATGATCGCGGCTCTGACCAAGATTTCCGGCACTGCACCCGTCACCATCTGGCAGACGGAAACAGAAATCCCGGATGTCGACCTGATTGTCATTCCCGGTGGCTTTTCCTATGGGGACTATCTACGCTGCGGCGCCATTGCCGCGCGCATGCCCGTCATGCAGGCCATCAAGGCCAAGGCGGATCAGGGTGTCAAGGTTCTCGGCGTCTGCAACGGTTTCCAGATTCTGCTGGAGGCCGGCATGTTGCCGGGCGCGCTGATGCGCAATGCGTCGTTGAAATTCGTGTGCCGCGAAGTGAAGCTGGAAATCGCCAATGACGAAACGGATTTCACCCGCGCCTATGGCAAGGGCCAGATCATCCGCTGCCCGGTGGCCCATCACGACGGCAATTATTTTGCTGACGCCGACACGCTGCAATCCATCGAAGGCAATGGCCAGGTGGTGTTTCGCTATGCTGAAGGCACCAATCCGAACGGCTCGCTCAACAATATTGCCGGTGTTATCAACGCCAAGGGCAATGTGCTGGGCATGATGCCGCATCCGGAAAACCTGATCGAAGCCGCCCATGGCGGCAATGATGGGCGTGGTCTGTTTGCATCCGCTCTCGACGTCGTCGCTGCAGCCTGA
- the purS gene encoding phosphoribosylformylglycinamidine synthase subunit PurS: MIKARVTVTLKNGVLDPQGKAIEGALGALGFEGVNHVRQGKVFDLSLDTADKAAAEAELKAMCEKLLANTVIENYAISID; the protein is encoded by the coding sequence GTGATTAAGGCTCGCGTCACCGTTACATTGAAAAACGGCGTTCTGGACCCCCAAGGCAAGGCTATCGAAGGAGCGCTCGGCGCGCTTGGCTTCGAGGGCGTCAACCATGTCCGCCAGGGCAAGGTTTTCGACCTGTCGCTCGATACCGCCGACAAGGCTGCGGCAGAAGCAGAATTGAAAGCCATGTGCGAAAAGCTGCTGGCCAATACCGTGATCGAAAATTACGCGATCTCGATCGATTGA
- the purC gene encoding phosphoribosylaminoimidazolesuccinocarboxamide synthase: MNRRRRIYEGKAKILYEGPEPGTLIQFFKDDATAFNKKKHDVIDGKGVLNNRICEYVYTHLNKIGIPTHFIRRLNMREQLIKEVEIIPLEIVVRNVAAGSLSKRLGIEEGVVLPRSIIEFYYKSDALEDPIVSEEHITAFGWANPAELDDIMALAIRVNDFLSGLFLGIGIQLVDFKIECGRLYEGDMMRIVLADEISPDSCRLWDVETHEKLDKDRFRHDMGGLLEAYQEVARRLGIINENEPVRGTGPVLVK, translated from the coding sequence ATGAACCGTCGCCGCCGTATTTACGAAGGCAAGGCCAAGATCCTGTACGAGGGTCCTGAGCCGGGCACGCTGATCCAGTTTTTCAAGGATGATGCAACAGCCTTCAACAAGAAAAAGCATGATGTTATCGACGGCAAAGGCGTGTTGAACAATCGCATCTGCGAATATGTCTACACGCATCTGAACAAGATCGGCATTCCCACCCACTTCATCCGCCGCCTCAACATGCGTGAGCAGTTGATCAAGGAAGTGGAAATCATCCCGCTGGAAATCGTCGTGCGCAATGTCGCCGCCGGTTCCCTGTCCAAGCGTCTCGGCATCGAGGAAGGCGTGGTTCTCCCACGCTCCATCATCGAATTCTATTATAAGTCCGACGCGCTGGAAGATCCGATCGTCTCGGAAGAGCATATCACCGCGTTTGGCTGGGCCAATCCGGCTGAGCTGGACGATATCATGGCGCTGGCCATTCGCGTCAATGACTTCCTCTCGGGGCTTTTCCTCGGCATCGGCATTCAGCTGGTCGATTTCAAGATCGAATGCGGCCGCCTTTATGAAGGTGACATGATGCGTATCGTGCTGGCCGATGAGATTTCGCCTGACAGCTGCCGTCTCTGGGACGTCGAAACCCACGAGAAACTGGACAAGGACCGCTTCCGCCACGATATGGGCGGGTTGCTGGAAGCCTATCAGGAAGTGGCGCGCCGTCTCGGCATCATCAATGAAAACGAACCCGTTCGCGGCACCGGCCCGGTTCTGGTCAAGTAG
- a CDS encoding RBBP9/YdeN family alpha/beta hydrolase, with protein MKASQAEILIVPGYTNSGPDHWQSRWEGKLSTARRVEQAEWAKPVREDWVKRLVEEVNRAEKPVVLVGHSLGVPTIVHAVPHFQRKVAGAFLVAPPDVANSAIRPRHLMTFGPYPRMPLPFPTLMVASRNDPFGTYDHAEDIAKAWGALLVDAGEAGHLNAESGHGPWPEGTMVFAQFLSKLSAED; from the coding sequence ATGAAGGCATCGCAAGCAGAAATTTTGATCGTCCCCGGCTATACCAATTCCGGGCCGGACCATTGGCAAAGCCGTTGGGAGGGCAAATTGTCCACCGCCCGCCGCGTTGAGCAGGCCGAATGGGCAAAGCCTGTCCGGGAAGATTGGGTGAAGCGGCTGGTAGAAGAGGTCAACCGCGCCGAAAAACCAGTCGTGCTGGTGGGCCACTCGCTGGGTGTGCCGACGATCGTGCATGCCGTGCCGCATTTTCAGCGCAAGGTGGCTGGCGCCTTTCTGGTGGCGCCGCCGGACGTGGCCAATTCAGCAATTCGGCCCCGCCACCTGATGACCTTCGGGCCTTATCCCCGCATGCCCCTGCCCTTTCCCACGTTGATGGTCGCGAGCCGCAACGATCCGTTCGGCACCTATGATCACGCCGAGGATATTGCAAAGGCCTGGGGCGCGCTTCTCGTTGATGCGGGCGAGGCTGGCCACCTCAATGCCGAATCCGGTCATGGTCCCTGGCCGGAAGGCACCATGGTTTTTGCCCAGTTTCTCAGCAAGCTTTCCGCCGAGGACTGA